DNA sequence from the Penicillium psychrofluorescens genome assembly, chromosome: 3 genome:
CCCATCGTTTAAACTCGGCAGTGCTCCGTGTTCGTGGAGATTGTTaacttccccttccctcgTGCCCAAATTTGCATCTCATGATCCCCGACGCCGTGGATGTCAATGCGATGTCGTCGCAACAAAAGCTCTCCGCTCAGAAGGAGGCCGATCCCGACAAGCTAGACGAGGCCTCCGCGGGCGAGGCCCTGGATGTAGTGCTCGACGCGACAAAGGAGCGGAAACTATTGCTCAAACTGGACCTGGCCTTTGTCCCCATCATCATGCTCACCTATCTGTCCTGCTTTCTGGATCGGTCGAACATTGGTAATGTATCACCTTTTCTCGACGGGATATCCCAGACTCATTGATGAGCACAGGAAACGTCAAAGTCGCCCACATGCCTGAGGACATCAATGCCTCCGACAGCGAGTTTTCTACTGCCGTGTCTATCTTCTACGCGACCTATGTCTTATTCGAAGCTCCCTGggcggtgttgatgaagaagctgaCACCGCGGAACATCCTAACCGGGCTCTGTCTCGTCTGGTCGCTCACGACTGTGTTCACCGGGTTCATTCAGTCCGTGGGGTCGCTCTTTGCGACCAGACTCATTCTGGGCGCATGCGAGGCCGGGCTGTTCCCCTGTTTGAACTTGTATTTAACCATGGTGTATCGCCGTGAAGAGCAGGCGAAACGCGTCTCATATCTCATGAGTTGCGCGGCCATCTCGGGTGCTGTGGGTGGCCTCCTGGCATATGGACTCCTGCAGATGGATGGCATTGGAGGCAAGGCGGGATGGAGGTAAGGTTCCCGCTCAAAACCAATGGAATCTAGCTCTGATGAGGGTATCAGATGGGTATACATGATTGAAGGTGTTTTCAGCTCTGTTtgcgccatcttcatctggtTTGGCCTGCCCAACAACCCGGCCGAGGCGTACTTCCTCACTGACGAGGAGAAATGGATGATGCGCGTGCGAAATGAGCAGCGGCGCCAGTACATGGGCAGCGAACAATTGAACTGGGAGGAGATGTGCGCCGCCCTGACCGATCCGAAGCTATACTTTAGTGGTCTCATCCAGTTCTGCCAAGATATACTGCTGTACGGGTTCAGCACCTTTCTGCCAACAATTTTGCAGGGCATGGGCTACGACTCGCTGATGAGCAACGTTCTGACTGTCCCCGTTTATATCTGGGCGGCCATTGTGTTTGTGGCGGTGGCCTTTTGCTCCGACCGGTATTCCAAGTTTGCATCGGTATGAAATCGCGACCCCATTTTCAGACGAGACCGAAGGCTGACATTTTGCAGTTCATCTTTGCTAGTAATACCTTTGGCATCATCGGCTATATCTTGTTGCTGGCAGTCGACAACACGGCCGTCAAGTATTTCGCAACATTCCTCTGCGGTATCGCTACCTACACCGGGGTCGGTCTGAACGTTGCCTGGTGCAATGTGAACGTCGCCCCTCAGTACCGACGGGCTTTGGAGATTGGACTGCAGCAGACGATGGGTAACTGCGCCGGTATCGTCGTTGGCCAGGTTTATCGCACCTCGCCATATGTGCTGGGAAACTCCTTC
Encoded proteins:
- a CDS encoding uncharacterized protein (ID:PFLUO_005781-T1.cds;~source:funannotate) codes for the protein MIPDAVDVNAMSSQQKLSAQKEADPDKLDEASAGEALDVVLDATKERKLLLKLDLAFVPIIMLTYLSCFLDRSNIGNVKVAHMPEDINASDSEFSTAVSIFYATYVLFEAPWAVLMKKLTPRNILTGLCLVWSLTTVFTGFIQSVGSLFATRLILGACEAGLFPCLNLYLTMVYRREEQAKRVSYLMSCAAISGAVGGLLAYGLLQMDGIGGKAGWRWVYMIEGVFSSVCAIFIWFGLPNNPAEAYFLTDEEKWMMRVRNEQRRQYMGSEQLNWEEMCAALTDPKLYFSGLIQFCQDILLYGFSTFLPTILQGMGYDSLMSNVLTVPVYIWAAIVFVAVAFCSDRYSKFASFIFASNTFGIIGYILLLAVDNTAVKYFATFLCGIATYTGVGLNVAWCNVNVAPQYRRALEIGLQQTMGNCAGIVVGQVYRTSPYVLGNSFSLGSLVVAQLAVTGYGLYLRRENKIKQQIASGEKEDTRRIQTGDSAIDFTYHY